TACGAACTCTCCGAAGGAGACATCATCACGATATTCTCCCAATTTGGCGAACCAGTCTTCCTAAAACTCGTGCGCGACAAGGAGACGGGCAAATCCAAGGGCTTCGGCTGGCTGAAATACGAAGACCAAAGGAGCACCGACCTCGCAGTAGATAATCTAGGCGGCGCCGAGATTGGCGGGAGATTACTACGGGTTGACCACGCTCGATACCAAGCTCGAGACGACGAAGACCAAGATGAATTCAAAATTGGCTGGGAAGATATCCAGCGCAGGGAAGGCAAGGCCGTGTCCGACGACGAGAGCATTCCGGAAGAGATTCAGAGACCAATGCTGCccgaggagagagagctggCTCTTTTAATGAGGGAtcatgatgacgatgaccCCATGAAAGGATTCTTGattgacgagaagaagaaagaggtggaggaggctcGGCGAAGAGCGGACAGGAAAGAGAAGCCGGATAGTCATAGGCACCACAGACATCACAAGTCAAGACGAGATaaggaagatgatggtcGGCGCGAAAGATCACGGAGAGATGAAGCCTcaggggagaaagaaaagcgaCCGTCAGATGGCGAGTCAAGACGATATCGACACCGAGATGATTCCAGAGAGCGCCACAGGAGGCACAGAGATTCGCCCCGAGAGGGCTCACGGGAACGGGAACGGGAAAGACggcgggagaagaagcccgaaGACGATAGGAGGTCCCATAGAAGAGACGATGACCGCGAGAGACACAGGAGgcggaaagaagaagatgacgatgatgatggtagGAGAAGGTTGCAGCGCAAGAGTAGAAGCCGATCTCCTCGGCGTCGTCAGAATTAGTACCAGGTCCAAAAAGCTATGAATACCCAAATAGAATTATTCCCCCATCTTCATTTAAACAGCATTGACCACCCAAAAAACGCCCAAAGCCCTCGCTGCG
The sequence above is drawn from the Trichoderma breve strain T069 chromosome 5, whole genome shotgun sequence genome and encodes:
- a CDS encoding RNA recognition motif domain-containing protein gives rise to the protein MNQIRAIQALNKKEIENGISPDASWHVDYRDTAFVYFGGLPYELSEGDIITIFSQFGEPVFLKLVRDKETGKSKGFGWLKYEDQRSTDLAVDNLGGAEIGGRLLRVDHARYQARDDEDQDEFKIGWEDIQRREGKAVSDDESIPEEIQRPMLPEERELALLMRDHDDDDPMKGFLIDEKKKEVEEARRRADRKEKPDSHRHHRHHKSRRDKEDDGRRERSRRDEASGEKEKRPSDGESRRYRHRDDSRERHRRHRDSPREGSRERERERRREKKPEDDRRSHRRDDDRERHRRRKEEDDDDDGRRRLQRKSRSRSPRRRQN